From Halomicrobium salinisoli, the proteins below share one genomic window:
- a CDS encoding aldehyde dehydrogenase family protein, with protein sequence MTTDLSVDADWNALYLDGEWTAGESDETIPVEDPSTRERFTEVPAATEADVDAAYEAAAAAQAEWAERPPAQRQAVVQQLLEAVHEYEAEIADLLAHEVGGSRIMGETSVKIASDHLSEAATLPRRMKGEHAESNIPGKENLVQREPKGVVTVISPWNFPLNLSMRAVAPAIAAGNSVVLKPSTNSPITGGLLFAKLFEETDLPDGVLNVVTGRGSDIGDRVASHPESDVVSFTGSTEVGQHVAGLAGENLAVPAMELGGNNAFVVTEDADLDRAIDGATFGSFVHQGQVCISINRHIVHESVYDEYVERLVDRAESLPAGSAHESDTVVGPIIDESQRDEMLGYVEETVDAGATLETGGETVSIEGVDDSLVVAPTVLSDVTNDMAAACNEHFGPIAPVIPFSDVDEAVEIANATEYGLSGAVHAGDLSVAKDVADRMETGNVHINDQPINDEAHVPFSGTKASGMGSYNSDAFLHEVTETKWISIQHEPREYPF encoded by the coding sequence ATGACGACTGACCTATCGGTCGACGCGGACTGGAACGCGCTGTATCTCGACGGGGAGTGGACCGCCGGCGAGAGCGACGAGACGATCCCCGTCGAGGACCCCTCGACGCGGGAGCGGTTCACCGAGGTCCCGGCAGCGACCGAGGCGGACGTCGACGCCGCCTACGAGGCGGCCGCGGCCGCCCAGGCGGAGTGGGCCGAGCGGCCGCCGGCGCAGCGGCAGGCGGTGGTCCAGCAGCTGCTCGAGGCCGTCCACGAGTACGAGGCGGAGATCGCCGACCTGCTCGCCCACGAGGTGGGCGGCTCGCGGATCATGGGCGAGACGTCCGTCAAGATCGCCTCCGACCACCTCTCCGAGGCTGCGACGCTCCCGCGCCGGATGAAGGGCGAGCACGCCGAGTCGAACATCCCGGGCAAGGAGAACCTCGTCCAGCGCGAGCCCAAGGGCGTGGTCACGGTCATCTCGCCGTGGAACTTCCCGCTGAACCTCTCGATGCGCGCCGTCGCGCCCGCCATCGCGGCCGGGAACAGCGTCGTCCTGAAGCCCTCGACGAACTCGCCGATCACGGGCGGGCTGCTGTTCGCGAAGCTCTTCGAGGAGACCGACCTCCCCGACGGCGTGCTCAACGTCGTGACCGGGCGCGGCTCGGACATCGGCGACCGCGTCGCCAGCCACCCGGAGAGCGACGTCGTCTCCTTCACCGGCTCCACCGAGGTCGGCCAGCACGTCGCCGGCCTGGCCGGCGAGAACCTGGCCGTCCCCGCGATGGAACTCGGCGGGAACAACGCCTTCGTCGTGACCGAGGACGCCGACCTCGACCGCGCAATCGACGGCGCGACCTTCGGGTCGTTCGTCCACCAGGGGCAGGTGTGCATCTCGATCAACCGCCACATCGTCCACGAGAGCGTCTACGACGAGTACGTCGAGCGCCTCGTCGACCGGGCCGAGTCGCTGCCGGCCGGCAGCGCCCACGAGTCCGACACTGTCGTCGGCCCGATCATCGACGAGTCCCAGCGCGACGAGATGCTCGGCTACGTCGAGGAGACGGTCGACGCCGGCGCGACGCTGGAGACCGGGGGCGAGACCGTCTCCATCGAGGGCGTCGACGACTCGCTGGTCGTCGCCCCGACGGTCCTCTCGGACGTGACCAACGACATGGCCGCCGCCTGCAACGAGCACTTCGGCCCCATCGCGCCTGTCATCCCCTTCTCGGACGTCGACGAGGCCGTCGAGATCGCCAACGCCACGGAGTACGGCCTCTCCGGGGCCGTCCACGCGGGCGACCTCTCGGTCGCGAAGGACGTCGCGGACCGGATGGAGACGGGCAACGTCCACATCAACGACCAGCCCATCAACGACGAGGCCCACGTCCCCTTCAGCGGCACCAAGGCCTCGGGGATGGGCTCGTACAACAGCGACGCGTTCCTCCACGAGGTAACGGAGACCAAGTGGATCTCCATCCAGCACGAGCCCCGCGAGTACCCGTTCTGA
- a CDS encoding pirin family protein: MTSDETSGAPDGPVAGEPVQHGTGVTSNRAFPTNGYPSSIDPFVLFERFYIEPDEGFPMHPHRGFEIVSYMLEGGMDHEDSLGVTNTAREGEAMRITTGGGIRHSEFPAGGEGCNGLQLWVNLPREKKEVDPDYEDAAAADLPTADREGATVTTVVGEGSPIDLHTPVEYLDVAVDGAWTWSVPDGWSGFLYGVSGEGEVDGAAFGQGDVRPVTDARPVEVRSDSGLRAVAVAGRPHGEPIRQRGPFVL; encoded by the coding sequence ATGACATCCGACGAGACGAGCGGGGCTCCCGACGGGCCGGTGGCCGGCGAGCCCGTCCAGCACGGGACCGGCGTCACCTCGAATCGAGCGTTCCCGACGAACGGCTACCCGTCCAGCATCGACCCGTTCGTCCTGTTCGAGCGGTTCTACATCGAGCCCGACGAGGGGTTCCCGATGCACCCCCACCGCGGGTTCGAGATCGTCTCCTACATGCTCGAGGGCGGGATGGACCACGAGGACTCGCTCGGGGTGACCAACACCGCCCGCGAGGGCGAGGCGATGCGGATCACGACGGGCGGCGGGATCCGACACTCGGAGTTCCCCGCCGGCGGCGAGGGCTGCAACGGGCTCCAGCTGTGGGTCAACCTCCCGCGGGAGAAAAAGGAGGTCGATCCGGACTACGAGGACGCCGCGGCCGCGGACCTCCCGACGGCGGACCGCGAGGGGGCGACCGTGACGACGGTCGTCGGCGAGGGGTCGCCCATCGACCTCCACACTCCCGTGGAGTACCTCGACGTCGCCGTCGACGGCGCCTGGACGTGGTCGGTTCCGGACGGCTGGTCCGGGTTCCTCTACGGCGTGTCGGGCGAGGGCGAGGTCGACGGCGCCGCCTTCGGCCAGGGCGACGTCCGCCCGGTCACGGACGCCCGTCCCGTCGAGGTCCGGAGCGACAGCGGCCTCCGCGCCGTCGCCGTCGCCGGCCGGCCCCACGGCGAGCCCATCCGCCAGCGCGGCCCGTTCGTGCTCTGA
- a CDS encoding NAD(P)-dependent oxidoreductase, whose translation MNVLLLGASGRIGRRVAAELLDRDHAVTGVSRSGEVEGVDDPDFTAVAGDATDPDDVARLAADHDAVGSALGPGADADPEVLVDMMDAVVEGLRRADVDRLVWTGGAGGLEVAPGTRLIETADFPDEWRPVAEAAIEAHDDVLSEVDDLAWTYLAPAALIEPGDRTGEYRTAEGELVADEDGESYISMEDFAVAFADVLEDGEGVHEYLGVGY comes from the coding sequence ATGAACGTACTGCTCCTCGGCGCGAGCGGACGCATCGGACGGCGGGTCGCCGCCGAACTGCTCGACCGGGACCACGCGGTCACCGGCGTCTCCCGCAGCGGCGAGGTCGAGGGCGTCGACGACCCCGACTTCACGGCCGTCGCGGGCGACGCCACCGACCCCGACGACGTGGCCCGGTTGGCCGCCGATCACGACGCGGTCGGCTCCGCGCTCGGCCCGGGCGCGGACGCCGACCCCGAGGTACTCGTCGACATGATGGACGCCGTCGTGGAGGGACTGCGCCGTGCGGACGTCGACCGTCTGGTGTGGACCGGCGGCGCCGGCGGGCTCGAGGTCGCCCCGGGCACGCGGCTGATCGAGACGGCGGACTTCCCCGACGAGTGGCGGCCGGTCGCCGAGGCCGCCATCGAGGCCCACGACGACGTCCTCAGCGAGGTCGACGACCTCGCGTGGACGTACCTGGCGCCGGCGGCGCTGATCGAGCCCGGCGACCGGACCGGCGAGTACCGGACCGCCGAGGGCGAACTGGTCGCCGACGAGGACGGCGAGAGCTACATCTCGATGGAGGACTTCGCCGTCGCCTTTGCCGACGTGCTGGAGGACGGCGAGGGCGTCCACGAATACCTCGGCGTCGGCTACTGA
- a CDS encoding NAD(P)/FAD-dependent oxidoreductase has translation MADVAVVGGGPAGLTAALYAAKNDLETVLFDTDESWMHKAHLFNYPAVRSISGDEFLEMTRGQVADRGATLHEQEVTAVEQAADGFTVETDADEYDADYVVLATGGNRDLAEDLGCEFTEEDVVDVNLDMETSVDGVYATGAMGRPEKWQAVIAAGDGAAAVLDILSKEKGEYYHDFDMPSDVPEL, from the coding sequence ATGGCAGACGTAGCCGTCGTCGGCGGAGGTCCCGCCGGCCTGACAGCAGCACTGTACGCGGCGAAGAACGACCTCGAGACGGTGCTGTTCGACACCGACGAGTCGTGGATGCACAAGGCCCACCTGTTCAACTACCCCGCCGTGCGGAGCATCAGCGGGGACGAGTTCCTCGAGATGACCCGCGGCCAGGTCGCGGACCGCGGCGCGACGCTGCACGAGCAGGAGGTCACGGCCGTCGAGCAGGCCGCCGACGGGTTCACCGTCGAGACCGACGCGGACGAGTACGACGCCGACTACGTCGTCCTCGCGACCGGTGGCAACCGCGACCTCGCCGAGGACCTCGGCTGCGAGTTCACCGAGGAGGACGTCGTCGACGTGAACCTCGACATGGAGACGTCGGTCGACGGCGTCTACGCCACGGGCGCGATGGGCCGCCCCGAGAAGTGGCAGGCCGTCATCGCGGCCGGCGACGGCGCGGCCGCCGTCCTCGACATTCTCTCGAAGGAGAAGGGCGAGTACTACCACGACTTCGACATGCCGTCGGACGTGCCCGAGCTGTAG